CTCTCATTTAAAATAGTTTTGATTCTAGCGATGTTTCTTCTAACTTCTCTTATCTTAGCAGTGTTCGCTAATTGACCTAATGAAAGTTGAAACTTTAAGTTAAATAATTCTTCTTTTAATTCTTTTGCTTTCACTACTAATTCCTCAGTAGCTATTCCTCTGATTTCTTTAGCTTCCATTATTTCTCACCACCATCTTTTTTTACAATTTTACAAGCGATTGGTAATTTCATAGTAGCTTTTCTAAGAGCTTTAAGTGCCAACTCTTCAGATACTCCAGAAACCTCAAACATGATTCTTCCTGGTTTAACTACTGCAACGTAACCTTCTACGTTACCTTTACCTTTACCCATTCTAACTCCAGCAGGTCTTGCTGTGATAGGCTTGTCAGGGAATATTCTAATAAATACAGTTCCTTCTCTTTTGAAAGTTCTGTTCATAGCTACTCTACAAGATTCAATTTGTCTGTTAGTGATCCACTTTGGTTCAAGGGCTTGTAATCCCCAGTCTCCGAATGCTACAGTATTTCCTCTTTGAGCAGTTCCTTTCATTCTTCCTCTGAAACTTTTTCTATGTTTTGTTCTTTTAGGCATTAACATAATTACTTAACCCCTCCTTCCATCTTAGTTGGAAGCACTTCACCATTAAAAATCCATACCTTGATTCCTAAAGCTCCGTATGTAGTTCTAGCAGTTGCTGTTGCGTAGTCGATGTCAGCTCTTAAAGTATGTAAAGGTACTTTTCCTGCTACATTCCATTCTGCTCTAGCGATTTCTGCTCCATTAAGTCTTCCTGAAATCATTACTTTGATTCCTTTTGCTCCAGCTTTTTCAGCTCTCATGATAGCTTGGTTCATTGCTCTCTTATAAGCAACCCTCTTCTCAATTGAAGTTGCGATTCCCTCTGCTACTAAAGTTGCGTCCTTGTTGAAGTTTCTAACTTCTTGTACTTTAATGATAACTTTTTTACCAGTCATCTTAACTAACTTTGTCTTTAATGATTCGATTTCAGAACCTTTTCTTCCAATTACAATTCCAGCTTTAGCTGTGAATATTAAAACTACAACCTGCGAAGGTGAAGTTCTTTCTATTTTAACTTTAGAAATTCCTGCATGGTAGTAAGCTTTCTTTACGAAAGATCTGATTTCCATATCTTCGTGTAAGTAATTTGCGTACTCTTTTTTTCCAGCATACCAAGCTGATTCCCAAGTTCTTGTAATTCCAAGTCTTAGTCCTCTAGGATCTACTTTTTGTCCCACAGTCTTACCTCCCTGATTTACTTCTCTGATACTGCTACAACGATGTGTGCTGTAGGTTTTCTGATTATGTCTGCCTTACCCATTGCTCTTGGCTTGATTCTCTTCAATACTGGTCCTTCGTTGATCATTATTGTAGAGACAACTAATTTTTCTTCATCCATTTCATGGTTGTTAGTTGCGTTAGCGATAGCTGATGATAAAGTTTTCTTTATTGTTACTGCTGATTTCTTGTTTGCGAACTCAAGGATATCTAACGCTTCTAACGCTGATTTTCCTCTTATTAAGTCTGCTACTAATCTTGCTTTTCTTGGAGATAATCTCACATATCTAGTTATTGCTCTAGCTTCCACTAGTATAACCTCCCTTATCATATCCTAATTGATACATTATTTTTTCTTTTTCTTTTTATCTACACCATGACCGTAATAAGTTCTAGTAGGTGAAAATTCTCCTAACTTATGTCCAACCATATACTCAGTTACGTGAACAGGTACATGCTTTTTACCGTTATAAACTCCAAATGTTAATCCGATGAAGTTAGGAAATATAGTTGATCTTCTTGACCAAGTTTTGATTACCGCTTTCATGTTATCCGCCGCTACTGCTGCTTCAACTTTCTTCATTAAGTGATGATCACAAAAAGGTCCTTTTTTTAATGATCTTGCCATTAGTCAGTGCCTCCTCTCAAATTACTTTTTCTTCTTTCTTCTTACGATGAACTTATCAGATGCTTTCTTTCCTCTAGTTTTCTTACCTAAAGTAGGTTTACCCCAAGGAGTAACAGGAGATTTTCTACCGATAGGTGATCTACCTTCTCCTCCACCATGTGGATGATCACAAGGGTTCATTGCTGATCCTCTTACGTGTGGTCTTCTTCCCATGTTTCTGTTTCTACCTGCTTTACCGATTGAAACTAATTGATGTTCAGCGTTTCCGATCTCACCAATAGTTGCCATACATTCTTTATGAATTAATCTTAATTCTCCAGAAGGTAATTCGATATGACAGTAAGTTCCTTCTTTAGCAACTAATCTAGCTGAAGTTCCTGCAGATCTTACTAATTGTCCACCTTTAGCAATTTGTAATTCAATGTTATGGATTTGCGTTCCTACTGGCATATCCTTTAACTTAAGTGCGTTTCCTGGCTTGATTTCTGCGTTAGCTCCCGCCATTACAACGTCTCCAGCTACTAATCCTTTAGGAGCTAAGATATATCTCTTTTCTCCATCTACATAATGTAATAAAGCGATGTTTGCTGTTCTGTTTGGATCATATTGAATAGATGCTACCTTTGCAGGTATGTCTAATTTATTTCTTTTGAAATCAATTATTCTATACATTCTCTTATGACCTTTTTGTCTGTTTCTACCTGTTCTGTGACCGTAGTTATCTCTACCGTACGCTGAGTTTAAAGGTACAGTCAAAGATTTTTCAGGTCTAACATTTTTATCTAATTCTTCACTAACTAGGTAAGACATATGTCTCGTACCGTTAGTCATAGCTTTCATCTTTCTGATTGCCATTTCTATTAACCTCCATTGACCTATAAATATCTTATATTTTTAAAATTTTTTTCAATTAAACTGTTTCGAAGTAAGTTATTGCATTTCCTTCAGCTAATGTTACAACAGCTTTTTTCTTAGCAGCAGTCATGTACAACTTTTGTCCATGTCTAGCTGAAACTGATTTGATGTTAGATGTAGCTACATCTGTTACCTTTACATTAAAGATAGTTTCGATAGCTTTTCTTATTTCAATTTTGTTAGCCTTCTTATTTACTTCAAAAGTGAATTTATTGAATTCTCTTCTTAAAATTTCAGATTTTTCAGTGATGATAGGCTTTTTGATGATATCGTAAGCAGTCATTATCCTAGCACCTCCTCAAGAGTTGTTAAAGCATCCTTAGTAATGATTACTTGGTTTTGCTTTAATAACCAGTATACACCTAATTCATTTGGTTGTAATACAACTGCATTTTCTAGGTTTCTAGCTGATAAATATAAGTTGAAGTCTTCTTTGTTTGCTAAGTCATTTACTACGAATAATTGCTTATTAGTAGCGTTTAAAGCAGTTGTTAACGCAACGATTGTCTTTGTTCTAGGTGCATCTAATGCTGCATCTAATACTAAGATATCTCCGTTAGCTACTTTAGCTGATAAAGCTGATTTTAAAGCTAAGCTTCTTACTTTCTTATTTACTTTCTTTTCAAATGATCTTGGTGACGGACCGAATGTAACTCCTCCACCTACCATATGAGGGGCTCTGATAGTACCTTGTCTAGCTCTACCTGTTCCCTTTTGTCTGAAAGGCTTTCTTCCTCCACCTCTCACCATTCCTCTTGTCTTAGTTGATGCAGTCCCTTGTCTTGCAGCAGCTAATTCAGCAGTTAACACTTCGTGTAAAACTGTTTTATTAGGCTCAATAGCGAATACTGTATCTTTAACTTCTACAGTACCAGTTTGAGTACCTGTAACATCATATATATTTAAAACTGACATTGTCGTCCTCCTCTCTTATTTCCTTCTAAATTATTTTTTGATAGCTGGCTTAATTACGATGTATCCGTTCTTTGGTCCTGGAACCGCACCTTTTACTAATAATAAGTTGTTTTCAATATCAACTTTTACTAATTCTAAGTTTTGAACAGTTACTTGTGCATTACCATATCTTCCCATCATTTTCATACCTTTGAATACTTTAGAAGGGTTTGAAGATTGACCAATTGATCCTCCAAGTCTATGATTTCTTGAAACACCATGAGTTGCTCTGTTTCCGCTGAAGTTATGTCTCTTCATTACACCGGCAGTACCTTTACCTTTTGAAGTACCTGTGATGTCTACGAAGTTAGTACCTTCTAAAACGTCTACTTTTAACTCTTGTCCTAATTCATAACCTTCTACTGAGTCTACTTTAAGCTCTTTAACAAATCTTTGAGATTTAACTCCAGCTTTGTTGAAGATTCCCATAAGTGGCTTAGTAGTGTTCTTCTCTTTCTTTTCTCCGAAACCTAATTGAATAGCTGAGTACCCTTCTTTTTCTACAGTTTTCTTTTGTAAAACATAGTTAGGACCTGCTTCGATTACTGTTACTGGAATAGCTTTTCCATCTTCGAAGATTTGAGTCATTCCGATTTTTTTTCCTAAAATTCCTGACATATTGTGTCTACCTCCATCAAATAATATATTGGTTAGCAACTTTGCCTCGTGGTTCCCACATTTTCTTTTTACAGAAAACAGCGTATTACTGCCAACTTGTATTATTCTGTAAAGCAATCTAAAATGTGATTTTTAAATTACCCAACAAAACGAAATCATTAGTAATTAAACTTGTTTGATTTCAATACCTACACCAGCTGGTAAGTTAACTGCAGTTAAAGATGAAATAGTCTTTTGAGTAGCGTCTTTAATCTCAACCATTCTTCTGTGAACTCTCATTTCGAATTGCTCTCTAGAAGATTTGTTAACGTGAACTGATTTTAATACAGTGTGCTTTTTAATCTTTGTTGGTAAAGGCATTGGCCCAGCGATTTCCGCTCCAGATTTTTTAGCAACGTCTGCGATTTTTGCTGCTGATTGATCCAATAATTTGTGATCATAAGCGTTTAAATAGATTCTTAACTTTGATGCCA
This is a stretch of genomic DNA from Psychrilyobacter piezotolerans. It encodes these proteins:
- the rpsS gene encoding 30S ribosomal protein S19, translated to MARSLKKGPFCDHHLMKKVEAAVAADNMKAVIKTWSRRSTIFPNFIGLTFGVYNGKKHVPVHVTEYMVGHKLGEFSPTRTYYGHGVDKKKKKK
- the rplV gene encoding 50S ribosomal protein L22, giving the protein MEARAITRYVRLSPRKARLVADLIRGKSALEALDILEFANKKSAVTIKKTLSSAIANATNNHEMDEEKLVVSTIMINEGPVLKRIKPRAMGKADIIRKPTAHIVVAVSEK
- the rpsJ gene encoding 30S ribosomal protein S10, whose protein sequence is MASKLRIYLNAYDHKLLDQSAAKIADVAKKSGAEIAGPMPLPTKIKKHTVLKSVHVNKSSREQFEMRVHRRMVEIKDATQKTISSLTAVNLPAGVGIEIKQV
- the rplP gene encoding 50S ribosomal protein L16; amino-acid sequence: MLMPKRTKHRKSFRGRMKGTAQRGNTVAFGDWGLQALEPKWITNRQIESCRVAMNRTFKREGTVFIRIFPDKPITARPAGVRMGKGKGNVEGYVAVVKPGRIMFEVSGVSEELALKALRKATMKLPIACKIVKKDGGEK
- the rpmC gene encoding 50S ribosomal protein L29 translates to MEAKEIRGIATEELVVKAKELKEELFNLKFQLSLGQLANTAKIREVRRNIARIKTILNERTA
- the rplW gene encoding 50S ribosomal protein L23, with protein sequence MTAYDIIKKPIITEKSEILRREFNKFTFEVNKKANKIEIRKAIETIFNVKVTDVATSNIKSVSARHGQKLYMTAAKKKAVVTLAEGNAITYFETV
- the rplB gene encoding 50S ribosomal protein L2, which encodes MAIRKMKAMTNGTRHMSYLVSEELDKNVRPEKSLTVPLNSAYGRDNYGHRTGRNRQKGHKRMYRIIDFKRNKLDIPAKVASIQYDPNRTANIALLHYVDGEKRYILAPKGLVAGDVVMAGANAEIKPGNALKLKDMPVGTQIHNIELQIAKGGQLVRSAGTSARLVAKEGTYCHIELPSGELRLIHKECMATIGEIGNAEHQLVSIGKAGRNRNMGRRPHVRGSAMNPCDHPHGGGEGRSPIGRKSPVTPWGKPTLGKKTRGKKASDKFIVRRKKKK
- the rplC gene encoding 50S ribosomal protein L3, which gives rise to MSGILGKKIGMTQIFEDGKAIPVTVIEAGPNYVLQKKTVEKEGYSAIQLGFGEKKEKNTTKPLMGIFNKAGVKSQRFVKELKVDSVEGYELGQELKVDVLEGTNFVDITGTSKGKGTAGVMKRHNFSGNRATHGVSRNHRLGGSIGQSSNPSKVFKGMKMMGRYGNAQVTVQNLELVKVDIENNLLLVKGAVPGPKNGYIVIKPAIKK
- the rpsC gene encoding 30S ribosomal protein S3, whose translation is MGQKVDPRGLRLGITRTWESAWYAGKKEYANYLHEDMEIRSFVKKAYYHAGISKVKIERTSPSQVVVLIFTAKAGIVIGRKGSEIESLKTKLVKMTGKKVIIKVQEVRNFNKDATLVAEGIATSIEKRVAYKRAMNQAIMRAEKAGAKGIKVMISGRLNGAEIARAEWNVAGKVPLHTLRADIDYATATARTTYGALGIKVWIFNGEVLPTKMEGGVK
- the rplD gene encoding 50S ribosomal protein L4, whose protein sequence is MSVLNIYDVTGTQTGTVEVKDTVFAIEPNKTVLHEVLTAELAAARQGTASTKTRGMVRGGGRKPFRQKGTGRARQGTIRAPHMVGGGVTFGPSPRSFEKKVNKKVRSLALKSALSAKVANGDILVLDAALDAPRTKTIVALTTALNATNKQLFVVNDLANKEDFNLYLSARNLENAVVLQPNELGVYWLLKQNQVIITKDALTTLEEVLG